One Paraburkholderia phymatum STM815 genomic window, GGTCTTTCCCTGCGCGCGCCGGCAGCAGTCGCGGTCTTACTTGGGTTGCTGCACGTAGCGCAGATACGGCTTCAACGTCTTGAAGCCCTGCGGATACTTTTCCTTCGCGGCGTCGTCGGAGACGGATGTCGGAATGATCACGTCCTCGCCCGGTTTCCAGTTCACGGGCGTCGCGACGGTGTGCTTCGCGTTCAGTTGCAGCGAGTCCAGCAAACGCAGCACTTCGTCGAAATTCCGGCCTGAACTCATCGGATAGACGAGCATTGCCTTGACCTTCTTGTCCGGCCCGATCAGGAACACAGAACGCACCGTTGCATTGTCGACAGCCGTGCGCGGGCCGCCGCCGCTCGCTTCGGGGTGGATCATGTCGTAGAGCTTGGCGACCTTGAGATCGTGGTCGCCGATCATCGGATAGTTGACCGCGTTGCCCTGCGTTTCCTCAATGTCCTTCACCCACTTCTGGTGATCGCTGACAGGGTCGATGCTAAGCCCGATGATCTTTGTGTTGCGCTTGTCGAACTCCGGCTTGAGTCCCGCCATATAACCCAGTTCGGTTGTGCAGACGGGTGTGAAGTCTTTTGGGTGCGAGAACAGGATGGCCCAGCTATCGCCAATCCATTCGTGAAAATGAATCGTGCCTTCCGTGGTCTCCGCCGTGAAATCGGGCGCTACTTCTCCTAGTCGAATCGCCATCTTCATCCTCCTCGGTAAAAGGTGCGAACAGATGCGTCCGAGTGTCGCCCGGTCCGCGACAGGCGCTGACAGGTCGACCCGAATCAGAACAGTATAGAGATGTTATGACGGTTAGACGCCCGTCACGCCACGGTGCGACAGCGGGAGAGACGCACGCAAAACACGCTGTGCGAAAGCTCCCGGACGGCAGGGGTGCAACACGAGCCTGATGGGCACACTGTAACTTTTATAGCGTAGAACAAATTGCGGCATTCGTGCACGCTTTGGAAGCGCGTTTTCTATTTCTTGCGGCAACCGTTCGCTGCAGTGCAGACACATACGTCGCACGCGGCGCACACTGTGAGGCGGTATGGCGAGGTGCCGCGGCGCATACGGGAAAAAGGAGCGTGACGGCGGGCGTCATCGACGCACCGCCGCACGCACATCGTTCGGCTCGCGCGTTACTGCTCGATTTGCCTGTTCCAGCGCTGATCCCACTGCGCGCGGTGCGCGTTGATCGAATCCCAATCGACCACCGTCACCTTCTTCACCAGATCGTCGAGATTGCCGAGGCTCTTTTGCATCGCGGGCGTCATCGTCGCGTGCTCGTTGGTCGGAATCTGCCTGCCTGCCGCGGCCGCTTTCGACTGCGCAGGCGCCGACAGCAGGAACTGTGCGAGTTTCTGCGCAAGCTGCGGGTCGGAATTGTTCTTCACGACGCACAGATCGACGAGCAACAACACGGCGCCTTCTTTCGGATTCGCGTAGCCGACAGGGATGCCCTTGTCCTGCAGATCGCCGACAGCCGTCGGGGTCAACGGAAAGAGGCCCGCTTCGCCCGTCTGCACCATTTCCGAGAGCTTCGCCGAATTGGGAATGTACTCGACGACATTCGGTCCTACCGTGCTCGACCATTTGCTGAAACCGGGCTCGACGTTCTGATCGCTGCCTCCCATCAGACGATTGATCGCGAGAAAGCCATGCAGGCCAAACGTGCTGCTCGATGCGGACTGGAACACCACTTTGCCCTTGTACTTCGGATTGGCGAAATCCATCCACGACGTAGGGGGCGCCCAACCCTTCTCGGCAAACAGCCTGGTGTTGTAGCCGATACCCGTCATGCCGAGCTGCACGCCCGCGCCCATGTCGTCTTTCATGCGCGCGAACGGATACAGTTCTTTCAGCACGGGCGCATCGTCGAGCTTCTGGCACACGCCCATGCTGACGGCGCGCGCCATTACGCCGTCATCGAGAAACGCGACATGAATCTGCGGGCTGTTGCGATTGGCGAGCAATTTAGCGAGCACATCTGAGGACGTGCCCGGCACTACCACTACCTTCACGTTGTTGGCTTTCTCGAAGTCGGGCAGTACCTGGCTCGTGTAGGCCTTCTCCATCGGGCCGCCGTTCATGCCGATGTAGATCGTTTTGGTTTCCGACCAGGCGGGCGCGGCAACGCCGATCGCGAACACGGCGGCCAGCGCCGCGACCGTGCTTGACAGCTTCATCGTGGGTCTCCTTGACATGACTGAAGAACAGCGGGGATCGTGCTTCGATCGAAGCGGCAGATCGCAAACGCGTCGAGCGGCGTCGACGTTTCGCCGTCGATCACGAGGTCGGCCAGCACCTCGCCAACACCGGGCGCAAGCAGAAAGCCGCCGCCCGAAAAACCGAATGCATGCAGCAGGCGCGGCACTTTCCGGCTCGCGCCGATCACGGGATGGCTATCGGGTGTTTCGCCCTCGACGCCGCTCCATGTACGTATCAGAAGCGCGTCGCGCAAGAAGGGCAACAGCGCGCAGGCGTCGCGCATTACCGCGCGCGTGGTGTCCGTCGACGGCTGCGCATACTCGCCGTCACCATGTCCGCGTCCGCCTCCGATCACGCAATTGCCGCGCTCGACCTGACGCGCATAGACGCCGCCGCCTACCACGCCGAGGTTGTGCATGACGACGCGCGGCAGCGGCTCGGTCACCCACATGTTTGGATAGATCGGCTTCATCGGCACGGCTTCGCCGAAAAAGCCCGCGATCGTGTTCGCCCACGCGCCTGCGCTGTTGATCAGCCAGTCGGCCGTGATGTGCTCGTTGCCCGCGCGGATCTGAAAGCGCGTGCCGTCGTGCGCGATATCGGTGAGGGCGGTCTGCTCCCGCACGATGGCGCCCGCGCGTTGCGCCGCGCGCGCGAAAGCGGGCGACACGAGGCGCGGATTGGCCTGTCCGTCGCTCGTGCACAGCGACC contains:
- a CDS encoding peroxiredoxin — protein: MAIRLGEVAPDFTAETTEGTIHFHEWIGDSWAILFSHPKDFTPVCTTELGYMAGLKPEFDKRNTKIIGLSIDPVSDHQKWVKDIEETQGNAVNYPMIGDHDLKVAKLYDMIHPEASGGGPRTAVDNATVRSVFLIGPDKKVKAMLVYPMSSGRNFDEVLRLLDSLQLNAKHTVATPVNWKPGEDVIIPTSVSDDAAKEKYPQGFKTLKPYLRYVQQPK
- a CDS encoding extracellular solute-binding protein, which codes for MKLSSTVAALAAVFAIGVAAPAWSETKTIYIGMNGGPMEKAYTSQVLPDFEKANNVKVVVVPGTSSDVLAKLLANRNSPQIHVAFLDDGVMARAVSMGVCQKLDDAPVLKELYPFARMKDDMGAGVQLGMTGIGYNTRLFAEKGWAPPTSWMDFANPKYKGKVVFQSASSSTFGLHGFLAINRLMGGSDQNVEPGFSKWSSTVGPNVVEYIPNSAKLSEMVQTGEAGLFPLTPTAVGDLQDKGIPVGYANPKEGAVLLLVDLCVVKNNSDPQLAQKLAQFLLSAPAQSKAAAAGRQIPTNEHATMTPAMQKSLGNLDDLVKKVTVVDWDSINAHRAQWDQRWNRQIEQ
- a CDS encoding NAD(P)/FAD-dependent oxidoreductase, whose translation is MSDAVHYQVVIAGGGLVGSSAALMLARRGVRVALFERRYCGAQASGVNYGGVRCQGRPVEQMPLAMRARRVWDRLPELIGIDGELVVSGHLRLARRDSDFAVLQTWAAMAREHGLETELIAGAAFRRRYPWLGEAALGGSLCTSDGQANPRLVSPAFARAAQRAGAIVREQTALTDIAHDGTRFQIRAGNEHITADWLINSAGAWANTIAGFFGEAVPMKPIYPNMWVTEPLPRVVMHNLGVVGGGVYARQVERGNCVIGGGRGHGDGEYAQPSTDTTRAVMRDACALLPFLRDALLIRTWSGVEGETPDSHPVIGASRKVPRLLHAFGFSGGGFLLAPGVGEVLADLVIDGETSTPLDAFAICRFDRSTIPAVLQSCQGDPR